One region of Mus musculus strain C57BL/6J chromosome 3, GRCm38.p6 C57BL/6J genomic DNA includes:
- the Gja5 gene encoding gap junction alpha-5 protein gives MGDWSFLGEFLEEVHKHSTVIGKVWLTVLFIFRMLVLGTAAESSWGDEQADFRCDTIQPGCQNVCYDQAFPISHIRYWVLQIIFVSTPSLVYMGHAMHTVRMQEKQKLRDAEKAKEAHRTGAYEYPVAEKAELSCWKEVDGKIVLQGTLLNTYVCTILIRTTMEVAFIVGQYLLYGIFLDTLHVCRRSPCPHPVNCYVSRPTEKNVFIVFMMAVAGLSLFLSLAELYHLGWKKIRQRFGKSRQGVDKHQLPGPPTSLVQSLTPPPDFNQCLKNSSGEKFFSDFSNNMGSRKNPDALATGEVPNQEQIPGEGFIHMHYSQKPEYASGASAGHRLPQGYHSDKRRLSKASSKARSDDLSV, from the coding sequence ATGGGTGACTGGAGCTTCCTGGGGGAGTTCCTGGAGGAGGTCCACAAGCACTCCACAGTCATCGGCAAGGTCTGGCTCACTGTCCTGTTCATTTTCCGCATGCTGGTCCTGGGCACCGCTGCTGAGTCCTCCTGGGGAGATGAGCAGGCCGACTTCCGGTGCGATACCATTCAGCCTGGTTGCCAAAATGTCTGCTATGACCAAGCCTTCCCCATCTCCCACATTCGTTATTGGGTACTGCAGATCATCTTTGTGTCCACGCCTTCTCTAGTGTACATGGGCCATGCCATGCACACTGTGCGCATGCAGGAAAAGCAGAAATTGCGGGATGCTGAGAAAGCTAAAGAGGCCCACCGCACTGGTGCCTATGAGTACCCAGTAGCCGAAAAGGCCGAGCTGTCCTGCTGGAAAGAAGTAGATGGGAAGATTGTCCTCCAGGGCACCCTACTCAACACCTATGTCTGCACCATTCTGATCCGCACCACCATGGAGGTGGCCTTCATCGTAGGCCAGTACCTCCTCTATGGGATCTTCCTGGATACCCTGCATGTCTGCCGCAGGAGTCCCTGTCCCCACCCAGTCAACTGTTATGTTTCGAGGCCCACGGAGAAGAATGTCTTCATTGTCTTTATGATGGCTGTGGCTGgactgtctctgtttctcagcCTGGCTGAACTCTACCACCTGGGCTGGAAGAAGATCCGACAGCGCTTTGGCAAGTCACGGCAGGGTGTGGACAAGCACCAGCTGCCTGGCCCTCCCACCAGCCTCGTCCAGAGCCTCACTCCTCCCCCTGACTTCAATCAGTGCCTAAAGAACAGCTCCGGAGAGAAATTCTTCAGCGACTTCAGTAATAACATGGGCTCCCGGAAGAATCCAGACGCTCTGGCCACTGGGGAAGTGCCAAACCAGGAGCAGATTCCAGGGGAAGGCTTCATCCACATGCACTATAGCCAGAAGCCAGAGTACGCCAGTGGAGCCTCTGCGGGCCACCGCCTTCCTCAGGGCTACCATAGTGACAAACGGCGCCTTAGTAAGGCCAGCAGCAAAGCAAGGTCAGATGACCTGTCAGTGTGA